The following proteins come from a genomic window of Musa acuminata AAA Group cultivar baxijiao chromosome BXJ1-7, Cavendish_Baxijiao_AAA, whole genome shotgun sequence:
- the LOC135679929 gene encoding NDR1/HIN1-like protein 13, producing MADRVYTSSKPIPGGAPPPAFPPTKSQINGATRLAYRPQPAKPSRRRSRRGLCCSCCLSLITILAVLVILAAIAGGVVYAIYRPRRPVFSVSSLRFAALKVSAGGHLTSSLNINVTARNPNKKLVYLYDPISVSVLSGGVDVGDGTFAAFVQDAASSTLLSAAASSSGQLLDSAAASDLRKSSSMPVEIDMETKAGVKIGGLKTKKMGIKVRCEGISVAMPKGKKAVVAASPGGDCKVKLRIKIWKWTL from the coding sequence ATGGCGGATCGAGTCTACACTTCTTCCAAGCCTATCCCTGGCGGAGCCCCTCCACCCGCCTTTCCTCCCACCAAGTCCCAGATAAACGGCGCCACCCGCCTCGCCTACCGCCCCCAGCCCGCCAAGCCGTCCCGCCGCAGAAGTCGCCGCGGCCTCTGCTGCTCTTGCTGCCTCTCACTTATCACGATTCTCGCCGTCCTCGTCATCCTCGCCGCCATCGCCGGCGGGGTCGTCTACGCCATCTACCGCCCCCGACGCCCGGTCTTCTCCGTCTCCAGCCTCCGCTTCGCCGCCCTCAAGGTCTCCGCTGGCGGGCATCTGACCTCCAGCCTCAACATCAACGTCACCGCCCGCAACCCCAACAAAAAGCTCGTCTACCTCTACGATCCCATCTCCGTCTCTGTCCTCTCCGGCGGGGTCGACGTAGGAGACGGCACGTTCGCCGCTTTCGTCCAGGACGCCGCGAGCTCCACCCTGCTCTCCGCCGCGGCGTCGAGCTCCGGCCAGCTGCTGGACTCTGCGGCGGCATCAGACCTGAGGAAGAGCAGCAGCATGCCGGTGGAGATCGACATGGAGACGAAGGCGGGGGTGAAGATCGGGGGCCTGAAGACGAAGAAGATGGGAATCAAGGTGCGGTGCGAGGGGATCAGCGTCGCCATGCCCAAGGGGAAGAAGGCGGTAGTGGCGGCTTCGCCGGGAGGCGACTGCAAGGTGAAGCTCCGGATTAAGATCTGGAAGTGGACTCTCTAA
- the LOC135583546 gene encoding thioredoxin-like 2, chloroplastic isoform X2: MADALLRHGLFLASHNRLLPLLFLPLQSNSPRLKPSPRSRLDAAFSAALPRPSNRSSGHRVRAVVEEGSDEPKWWEKNGGPNMIDIHSTEEFLDALSQAGDRLVVVEFYGTWCGSCRALFPKFQKITDAIEKHNSARCSIGPPSGVGDLLDSSTSQN; encoded by the exons ATGGCCGATGCATTGCTCCGTCACGGCCTCTTCCTCGCTTCGCACAATCggctcctccctctcctcttccttcctctccaATCCAACTCCCCGAGACTAAAGCCGTCCCCTAGGTCCCGATTGGACGCCGCCTTTTCTGCCGCCCTCCCGCGCCCCTCAAATCGATCGTCTGGTCACAGA GTGCGCGCGGTCGTCGAAGAGGGTAGCGATGAACCCAAGTGGTGGGAGAAGAATGGGGGGCCCAATATGATTGACATTCATTCGACGGAAGAGTTCTTGGACGCATTAAGCCAAGCAGGTGACAGGCTTGTCGTCGTGGAGTTCTACGGCACTTGGTGCGGGTCTTGCCGAGCCCTTTTTCCCAAG TTCCAGAAGATAACGGATGCCATCGAAAAACATAACAGTGCTCGATGTAGCATTGGACCTCCTTCGGGAGTTGGAGATCTGCTTGATAGCTCGACCTCACAGAATTAA
- the LOC135583546 gene encoding thioredoxin-like 2, chloroplastic isoform X1: MADALLRHGLFLASHNRLLPLLFLPLQSNSPRLKPSPRSRLDAAFSAALPRPSNRSSGHRVRAVVEEGSDEPKWWEKNGGPNMIDIHSTEEFLDALSQAGDRLVVVEFYGTWCGSCRALFPKLCKTAEEHPDILFLKVNFDENKPMCKRLNVRVLPYFHFYRGADGLLQSFSCNLVKFQKITDAIEKHNSARCSIGPPSGVGDLLDSSTSQN; the protein is encoded by the exons ATGGCCGATGCATTGCTCCGTCACGGCCTCTTCCTCGCTTCGCACAATCggctcctccctctcctcttccttcctctccaATCCAACTCCCCGAGACTAAAGCCGTCCCCTAGGTCCCGATTGGACGCCGCCTTTTCTGCCGCCCTCCCGCGCCCCTCAAATCGATCGTCTGGTCACAGA GTGCGCGCGGTCGTCGAAGAGGGTAGCGATGAACCCAAGTGGTGGGAGAAGAATGGGGGGCCCAATATGATTGACATTCATTCGACGGAAGAGTTCTTGGACGCATTAAGCCAAGCAGGTGACAGGCTTGTCGTCGTGGAGTTCTACGGCACTTGGTGCGGGTCTTGCCGAGCCCTTTTTCCCAAG CTCTGTAAGACAGCAGAGGAACACCCTGATATATTATTCCTAAAAGTGAATTTTGATGAAAACAAGCCTATGTGCAAAAGATTGAATGTAAGAGTGCTTCCTTATTTTCATTTCTACCGTGGTGCTGATGGACTGCTGCAGTCTTTCTCATGTAACCTAGTTAAG TTCCAGAAGATAACGGATGCCATCGAAAAACATAACAGTGCTCGATGTAGCATTGGACCTCCTTCGGGAGTTGGAGATCTGCTTGATAGCTCGACCTCACAGAATTAA